The Tolypothrix sp. PCC 7712 region AATCTGCCTTTTAAAAGAGCATAAAAATCAACATAGTAGAGAATATTACTATACTGTAAGAAGTAATCCTCAAGGTACAGATTTAGAAAAAGCTGCTCGTTTGATTTATCTGAATAAAACTTGTTTTAATGGACTATATAGAGTTAACTCCAAAGGTCAGTTCAATGTACCTATAGGCAGATACAAAAATCCTAATATTTGTGATGAAGGTTTACTGAGAGCCGCCTCAGCAGCCTTGACACACACTGAAATTAAACAAGCAGATTTCGTGGAGGTGTTAAATTACGAGACCAAAAGCGGTGATTTTGTTTTCTGCGATCCGCCTTATTACCCGATAAGTAGTACTAGCTATTTTACAAGTTACAGTCGAAATTCTTTTGATAAAAAAGACCAAGAAAGGTTAAGAGATACTTGTGCTAAATTAGCCGAGCGCGGCGTTAAAGTTATGATTTGTAATTCCGATTGTGATTTTATCAGAAAACTCTATAAAGAAATTAATTTTAATATTTATCCTATAGAGGCAGCGCGTTCTATTAATTCTAATACAAAAAAAAGAGGGATGATTTATGAGGTATTAATGACCTCATATTAATTAAGCCAATTTAGCTTTATAACCAAAAAGTAATTTTATGATTTACTAGTAAATTAATTTAGCGGCTAATTAATTAACAATATTTATTTGCCCAAGCAATAAATCTATCTAAAGTGTAAACTGCTAATAAATTACGATTATATGTAACTTGTTGTCTCAACCAATTAATTGCACCTTCTCTCATCCCTTCACCACCAATAACTACTATAGTTGGTGCAGGATAAGATTCTTTGATATTCAAATTTAAATAAGGAAACTTTTCATCAACAGAACCACCACTTTCTTGCCATTTACACTCAATAATTAATCCTGATGGACTGGTTGACGCGCCTACAACAAAAAAGTCAACCTTTAAAGCAGTTTGATAAATTCCTGCGCCGATATAAACCTGCTTCGCATAACGCTTGGGTAATAAAGTAGCTGTGAGAAGAAACTCTGTGGACACATGATTTCCTACTTGGAAATAATTATGTCCATTCAAAATTGCTTCTACATTTCCTTCTAGAATATTGCCAGATTTATTTGCCCGTGCGCCTTGAGTCATAGCCATACCGAATTAGTCTGCCAAAGTTTCCTAAATTCTAGGATTTCATGGAAGTAGCCACTATTGGTATGTTACTTCATATGTATTTTCAATTTTGATATAGCAATCAGGTTATGAGCAATTTAATCTGACTAGGAAGCACGCTAGGCAGAGCATTTGGTAGTAAATAGCAGGTTAA contains the following coding sequences:
- a CDS encoding DNA adenine methylase; protein product: MVSQIPQEICPRPFLKWAGGKSRLIQQYIPYLPKKYKTYYEPFIGGGAVFFYLKPQTAVLTDINAELITTYRCVRDKVEELICLLKEHKNQHSREYYYTVRSNPQGTDLEKAARLIYLNKTCFNGLYRVNSKGQFNVPIGRYKNPNICDEGLLRAASAALTHTEIKQADFVEVLNYETKSGDFVFCDPPYYPISSTSYFTSYSRNSFDKKDQERLRDTCAKLAERGVKVMICNSDCDFIRKLYKEINFNIYPIEAARSINSNTKKRGMIYEVLMTSY
- a CDS encoding PD-(D/E)XK nuclease superfamily protein is translated as MAMTQGARANKSGNILEGNVEAILNGHNYFQVGNHVSTEFLLTATLLPKRYAKQVYIGAGIYQTALKVDFFVVGASTSPSGLIIECKWQESGGSVDEKFPYLNLNIKESYPAPTIVVIGGEGMREGAINWLRQQVTYNRNLLAVYTLDRFIAWANKYC